Genomic DNA from Rhodoferax mekongensis:
AGCTTGAACGCCTCGGACTTCCAAACCGCGCGCAAAGTAGCCCAAGCCGTGAACAAACGTTTTGGCGACGGAATGGCCCAGGCCCTGGACGGCCGCACCGTGCAGGTCAAAGCCCCGACCAACCCGAATGATCGGGTCAGCTTTATAGCCGACATGGAAGAGCTGCCCATCGACAGCTCTGTTGCCGCCGCCAAGATCATCATCAATTCGCGCACCGGCTCGATCGTGATGAACCAGGCTGTGACACTGGGCGCCTGTGCCATTGCCCATGGCAACCTGTCCGTCAGCGTTTCGTCGAGCCCCGTCATCAGCCAACCCAACCCGCTCTCGGGCGGACAGACCGTCGTGGGCGAAAAAGCCAACATCGAAATCAAACAGGAGGCCGGCAAACTCATCCAGCTTCCCCAGGCCGCGCAACTGACCGATGTTGTAAGGGCACTGAACTCCCTGGGTGCCACGCCACAAGACTTGCTGGCCATCTTGCAGGCCATCAAGTCCGCAGGCGCACTGAATGCGGAGTTGGAGGTGATTTGACATGGGTTACGGTTCATTCAACGGCGTCTCCATGGCGCCCAGCATGCAAGACCTGGCTGCAGATGCGCGCTCCTTGGGCGCACTGAAAGCGGGTGCTGACAAGGCGACTCCGGAAACCATTCGCGCAACCGCCAAGCAATTTGAGTCACTTTTCATGCGTGAGCTCATCAAAAGCATGCGTGAGGCCACCATGAAGTCCGGCATGCTGGACAACCCCGGTAGCGACCTGGGAACGGACTTGCTGGATCAACAGTTCTCTGTCGCGATGTCAGGCCAGCCAGGCGGTCTGTCCGACCTGATTTCACAACAGCTGGCCCGTCAGATGGGCGTTGAAATGCCGGGCCATGGCGACAACATTGAGCGCCCACCTATGGCGGTCAATGCCCCGGAGAGTCTGAGCAGCAAGACCGGTACAGATAAATTGACGGCTTCTGATGCGGTACTCGCGCCCGTGAAAACCAAAAAGGCGCCGACCGCCGCCCAAGCGGAATTTGTCGCCAAGCACTCCGAGACCGCCAACAAAATTGAAAAGGCCACCGGCATACCTGCCAGCTTCATGCTGGGGCAAGCGGGCCATGAAACCGGCTGGGGTCGGCAGCAGATCAGGAACAAAGACGGCAGCAACTCTTTCAACCTGTTCGGCATCAAGGCTGGCGCCAGTTGGACTGGCAAAGTGGCCGAGATCACCACCACGGAATATGTGAATGGTGTGGCACAAAAGAAAGTCGCCAAATTCCGTGCCTACGCCTCATTTGAAGACTCTTTCAAGGACTACGCCCGTTTGATCTCGGACAGCCCGCGCTACGCCAAGGCCAGGGAACAAACCAAGTCTGTCACCGCATTTGCCAGTGGCCTGCAAAAAGCCGGGTATGCCACGGACCCCGAGTACGCAGCCAAGCTGAGCCGCGCCATCAACACCACCCTGCAACTGCGCCGGGCGCAAGTACAGGTCTAACACTAGAAGCGACGGACCATGAGCGTTCTCAACATCGGCACCCGCGCCCTGCAAGCCAACCAGATTGCCCTGCAAACGGCAGGCAACAACATTGCCAACGTCAACACGCCCGGCTATTCCCGCCAGAGCGTGGTGCTGACTGCAGTCGCAGGACAGTTCAGTGGTGGTGGCTATGTCGGCAAAGGGGTCGATGTACAAACCATACAGCGCAACTTCAGCACATTTTTGACACGCCAGGCCACACTGGCCAGCGCCACCCAAAATGCCGATCTGGCTCGCTCCAACAAACTCAACCAGTTGCAAGACATTTTTTCAGGCGGCAGCACTGGGCTGGGAGCAGCAGTCAGCGACATGATGAATGCGTTCTCTGATGTCGCCAGTGCGCCCACCGACCTGACAGCGCGCACCGTCGCACTGACTCGGGTGGATGAAACGGCAGGTCGTTTCCGCACTGCCTCCCAGGCATTGGATGATCTGCAAACGGGCGTGCAGCAGGAGCTATCGCAAAAGGCGGATGCCATCAACACATTGGCACGCAACATCGCTGACGTGAATGAGGAAATCGCCCGGGCACAGGGGTCCGGCCAGCCACCCAACGATCTGTTGGACCGTCGCGACCAACTGGTGCGCGAACTCAACCAATATGTGCAAACCACGTCCATTCCTGCGGACGACGGAACGGTCGGAATTTTCTTGGCGGGCAGCCAACCGCTGGTGCTGGGAACTACGGTGTCCCCGGTGTCTATCGTCAGTGACGAATTCGGCGACCCCCTCAAGAGCAAACTCGCAATCACCCGTGACGGACAGCAGATTCTGTTGGACGAAAATGCATTGGGGGGTGGTGAAGTCTCCGGGTTGCTGCGTTTTCAAAACAACGATCTGGCAGAAGGACGCAACCTGCTCGGGCGCCTGACCTTGGCCATCACCATGGAAATGAATGCCCAGCACAAGCTGGGGCTCGATCTGGACGGTAACGCCGGCGGCGACCTCTTCACCACTATCGATCTGAACACGACAGCCAATATCCGTGCGCCAGAGGCTCCGGCCAAAGTCAACTCCAACCCCTTGGTGCAAATCACGATGACCGTGACCGACACCACCCAGCTGGCTGCGTCGGACTACACCATCAACTTCAACTCGGCTACCAGCGGTACCATCACCCGTCTGTCCGATGGCAAGGTGACCAACTTCACGCAGACCTTGCCCTCCACCACTTTGGCTACTGTGGATGGCATCACGTTTGACATGCCCAGCGCAGCGCTTGCTACCCCCCAAGTACCGACGGTGGGCGACCGTTTTCTGATCAAACCCTTCTCCACTTCCGCCAGCAATGTCGCACGGGTTTTCTCGACGCCACGCCAGCTGGCCGTTGCCAGCCCCATCGCCGGGGCGATGGGCACCACCAACAAAGGGAGTCTTCAGCAAGTTTCCCTGACGGCATTGAGCAACAACCAAACTGCGACGCCACATGCGCCGGTCAAGCTCACCTTTACCAGCGCGACTACGTACACCCGCAGCGACGAACTGCCGACACCGGACACGACCGTCTACACTTTTGACCCCAATACTGCAATTACCGCAGTGGACCCTTTGGCCAATTGGAGCCTCAAGCTCACTGGTACGCCCAAGGCCGGAGATACATTCACGGTTGTGGACATCAAGGACCCGGCCTACAAACTGGACCTCAAACTGAATGGCGGAAACGCCACGGCCATGATGAACCTGCGGGACAAAGCCATGTTTGACGGTGCAGCCATGACCGATGGCTACGCCAGCGCCATCTCGCAAATCGGCATTCGCACCCAAAGCGCAAGCTACGCGGCCACGGTTTCAAGTTCGATTGCGGCCAACCTCGAGAAAGACCGCAGCGCGGTGTCTGGCGTGAATCTGGACGAAGAGGCCGCCAAATTGATCCAGTTCCAACAAGCCTACCAAGCGTCCGCCAAAATGATTCAGATTGCCCAAAACATCTTCGATACCCTGATCCAGGGGCTGGGCCGCTAAGGCCTGAAGGAGTCTCACCATGGCTGTCAATCTCTCCCGCCTCGCTTCTGCGAACACCTATGACAACGCACTGAGCAATCTGTCCAAGCGACAGACCGCACTTTCCAACCTACAGGAAAACCTCACCTCCGGCAAGCGCGTAGTGCGAGCCAGCGACGATCCCACCGGCGCAGCCCAAGCCGAGCGCGCACTGACCCGCCTCTCCCGCATTGCCACCGATCAACGCGCCCTGGAAGCACAACGCAACACCATTGCCAATGCCGAGAGCACGCTGGGTGACGTGGTAGATGCCCTGCAACAGTTCCGCGAGCTGGTGGTGAGTGCCGGCAACGGCAGCCACACACCCGCGGAGCGGACTACCATCGCCAACCAGCTCCAAGGCTTGCGTGAGCAAATCCTGGGCTACGCCAATCGCAAGGACACCAATGGCCAACCTCTGTTCGGAGCCCTGGCCAGCGCGGCCGAACCGTTCAGCGGCCCCAGTGCGACAGCACCGGACTACACCTACAACGGCTTGCCGGGCCAGACCGCAACCAGCAACACCTCGATTGCAAGCGCACTGGATGGCGAAAGCGCGTTCATGCACCAGCCCTCGCGCGATGGTGTTTACAACGTCAGTGTCGGCAACCTGACCACAGGCAGCATCAGCAACGGGCGGGCGCTTACCACCGGCAATGTGTCTGTGACGGATGCCAGCCTGGTCACCCGGGCCACTTACAAGATCACATTCGGTCCTGTCGTTGCAGGCGCTACGGCAGGCACCAGCTCGACGAGCTACACCATTGAAGAAATCCCCGCGACCGGCGACCTGCCGACCTTCCCGGGGCCGCCTTACCAGGTCGGTCCGTTTACCGTCCCGGACTACCCGTCTTCCAAACCGGTATCGGTCTTGATTGCCGACCAAGCAGGCCCTCCTGCCATCACCGGCATGCCGGGTCTGTCACTCACCATTACCGGCACACCGGCTGCTGGCGATGTGGTGACCGTGGACCCCAACCCCAGCATCTTCAGCGTGATGGACGACGCCATCCGCGACATTGGTGGAGCCGCCAACGCAAATGCCGCCACCCAAGCCGTGGGCCAGGCTCTGCACAACTTGGACATTGGCATGAACCGGGTTTCTGCGATTCGCGGCCAGGCAGGCGACCTGCTGAACCGGGCCGACCGCATTACCTCCAACCAGGAGAGCAAGAGCATCCAGTTGGAAGCGGACCGATCCCGCGCCGAAGACCTGGACATGATCAAGGGCGTGGCGGACTTCCAGAAC
This window encodes:
- the flgJ gene encoding flagellar assembly peptidoglycan hydrolase FlgJ; this encodes MGYGSFNGVSMAPSMQDLAADARSLGALKAGADKATPETIRATAKQFESLFMRELIKSMREATMKSGMLDNPGSDLGTDLLDQQFSVAMSGQPGGLSDLISQQLARQMGVEMPGHGDNIERPPMAVNAPESLSSKTGTDKLTASDAVLAPVKTKKAPTAAQAEFVAKHSETANKIEKATGIPASFMLGQAGHETGWGRQQIRNKDGSNSFNLFGIKAGASWTGKVAEITTTEYVNGVAQKKVAKFRAYASFEDSFKDYARLISDSPRYAKAREQTKSVTAFASGLQKAGYATDPEYAAKLSRAINTTLQLRRAQVQV
- the flgK gene encoding flagellar hook-associated protein FlgK, which gives rise to MSVLNIGTRALQANQIALQTAGNNIANVNTPGYSRQSVVLTAVAGQFSGGGYVGKGVDVQTIQRNFSTFLTRQATLASATQNADLARSNKLNQLQDIFSGGSTGLGAAVSDMMNAFSDVASAPTDLTARTVALTRVDETAGRFRTASQALDDLQTGVQQELSQKADAINTLARNIADVNEEIARAQGSGQPPNDLLDRRDQLVRELNQYVQTTSIPADDGTVGIFLAGSQPLVLGTTVSPVSIVSDEFGDPLKSKLAITRDGQQILLDENALGGGEVSGLLRFQNNDLAEGRNLLGRLTLAITMEMNAQHKLGLDLDGNAGGDLFTTIDLNTTANIRAPEAPAKVNSNPLVQITMTVTDTTQLAASDYTINFNSATSGTITRLSDGKVTNFTQTLPSTTLATVDGITFDMPSAALATPQVPTVGDRFLIKPFSTSASNVARVFSTPRQLAVASPIAGAMGTTNKGSLQQVSLTALSNNQTATPHAPVKLTFTSATTYTRSDELPTPDTTVYTFDPNTAITAVDPLANWSLKLTGTPKAGDTFTVVDIKDPAYKLDLKLNGGNATAMMNLRDKAMFDGAAMTDGYASAISQIGIRTQSASYAATVSSSIAANLEKDRSAVSGVNLDEEAAKLIQFQQAYQASAKMIQIAQNIFDTLIQGLGR
- the flgL gene encoding flagellar hook-associated protein FlgL; translation: MAVNLSRLASANTYDNALSNLSKRQTALSNLQENLTSGKRVVRASDDPTGAAQAERALTRLSRIATDQRALEAQRNTIANAESTLGDVVDALQQFRELVVSAGNGSHTPAERTTIANQLQGLREQILGYANRKDTNGQPLFGALASAAEPFSGPSATAPDYTYNGLPGQTATSNTSIASALDGESAFMHQPSRDGVYNVSVGNLTTGSISNGRALTTGNVSVTDASLVTRATYKITFGPVVAGATAGTSSTSYTIEEIPATGDLPTFPGPPYQVGPFTVPDYPSSKPVSVLIADQAGPPAITGMPGLSLTITGTPAAGDVVTVDPNPSIFSVMDDAIRDIGGAANANAATQAVGQALHNLDIGMNRVSAIRGQAGDLLNRADRITSNQESKSIQLEADRSRAEDLDMIKGVADFQNQQTAYQAALQSYAQVQKLSLFNFIS